A single Colias croceus chromosome 10, ilColCroc2.1 DNA region contains:
- the LOC123695215 gene encoding sodium channel protein Nach-like, whose protein sequence is MSNLHGISMMCSPRVPLTKRLFWLFIWSVCVFGAWSVLKSSLSLYSSKVIAYNVDTNSLEWDTPFPAVTLCETLDNSRINNYLKSNNLPSAMVHFYKHVSYWTIKYCRLCVSCERNVTCSDDFIHHITRMRANCTELLTDCWWGGEHFKCCERFRPIKTEYGVCFSFNSELSGNKSEILLVNRKIGTPKLVFSTINSVLVKIHASDDTVYVDMEELLGRSNSIPLMANSEITLSVEQTVNDAAVTSVKPNLRDCLFKNEMPTYTKDWPFSFYSVTACMLYCKAITQYQLCNCTYHFISSIVNMPPCDINGLACLTMNKDEFSKYNCTCPMRCEETTYKLIHMSYRRSTKQLDSEIPSSRTVVRLLQLPSIRYRRFVIRDNLGLMVDIGGVGGVFFGASLLSFIEFVYLLCIRRGS, encoded by the exons ATGAGTAATTTACATGGAATAAGCATGATGTGCTCTCCACGTGTACCTCTTACAAAGAG ACTATTTTGGCTTTTCATATGGTCAGTATGTGTTTTCGGAGCATGGTCAGTTCTGAAGTCATCTCTATCGCTATACAGCTCGAAAGTTATTGCATATAATGTTGACACCAATTCATTGGAATGGGACACTCCCTTTCCGGCGGTAACGCTGTGTGAAACCCTTGACAATAGTCGAATTAATAACTATCTTAAGAG CAACAATTTACCATCAGCTATGGTGCATTTCTACAAGCACGTATCTTACTGGACCATCAAGTACTGCCGACTCTGTGTGTCCTGCGAACGGAATGTGACTTGTTCTGACGATTTCATTCATCATATAACAAGGATGAGGGCTAATTGTACAGAGTTATTGACGGATTGTTGGTGGGGAGGAGAGCACTTTAAATGCTGTGAgag ATTCCGACCAATTAAAACTGAATATGGTGTCTGCTTTAGTTTCAATTCGGAGTTATCCGGTAATAAGTCAGAAATTTTGCTTGTGAACAGAAAAATTGGAACTCCGAAATTGGTGTTTTCAACAATTAACAGTGTACTT gtCAAAATTCACGCTTCAGACGATACGGTGTACGTTGATATGGAAGAATTGTTGGGACGATCTAACTCCATTCCACTGATGGCTAATTCGGAAATTACATTGTCG GTAGAACAAACAGTGAACGATGCAGCGGTAACATCTGTGAAACCAAATCTGCGTGATTGTTTGTTCAAAAACGAAATGCCAACGTACACGAAGGATTGGCCATTTTCCTTCTATTCTGTGACCGCTTGCATGTTGTATTGCAAAGCGATCACCCAGTACCAGCTATGCAATTGTACTTACCATTTTATATCTAGTATTG TAAATATGCCACCTTGTGATATAAACGGACTCGCCTGTTTGACTATGAACAAAg atgaattttcaaaatacaattGCACATGTCCTATGAGATGCGAAGAAACTACTTATAAGCTTATTCACATGTCTTATAG GAGATCAACTAAGCAGCTGGATAGTGAAATACCGTCTTCTCGTACAGTGGTCCGTCTTCTACAGTTGCCGTCTATAAGATATCGAAGATTCGTCATACGTGATAATCTGGGGCTTATGG TGGACATCGGCGGCGTGGGCGGAGTGTTTTTTGGAGCTTCGTTGTTAAGCTTTATCGAATTTGTGTACTTGCTTTGTATTCGACGGGGATCTTGA